The stretch of DNA GGTGTCTGTGAGTACCGGTGGGGCCAGGGGCCGCTCGGTGGTGGGGTGGCAGGGGCTCATGGTGGTTCTCCCCCTTGCAGGCTGCTGCGGGATGTTCTGCTTCCCCTGCCTGGGCTGCCAGGTGGCCGGGGACATGAACGAGTGCTGCCTCTGCGGGACCAGTGTGGCCATGAGGACTCTCTACCGCACCCGATACAACATCCCGGTCAGTGTGGGCGCAGGTGGTGGGCTcccttttccccccattttCTCTCAATCCTCACGGCCGGCTGTGACCCCGGCTCGGCACCCTTCACCATGGCTCGCATCTTGCCTCTGGCAACAGCCAAGCTCAGAGAGCCACTGCTTGGCCACTGTGTCCCTGTCAGGAAGAGCCCTGAAAGCACCGGGGTCGCACCGGTGCTGCACAGGATAACAGCTTGGTGCGGGTGCCAGGGAAATGCGGGCGTTTGCACACATTAAATGTGTCAGAGCATTTCTTCCCGCTGGCAGTGAAAGGACTTGATGTGTGACTTTCCCCCCCTGCCTCGGGCAGGGAAGCCAACAGATAAGTCCCTGTCGGAGTTCCGGGGTAAGCAGTTCCTTGTCCCTTCCTATCTTATCTCCTTCTGGCAAGCCTGCCCAGTCCTGCAGCCAACGCAGCCATTGCTGCTGAACCATGCACTTTTTAAAACGTCCTCTGCTCCGGGGTCAGAACTGAACCGTGATGGAAAAGACATGCAGTGTGGAGTGCAACTAACCTTTTCTTTGCTGGAATGTGGTTTTGGGGAAGCCCTGGCTCCTAACACATACCTTTCCTGCAGGGCTCCATTTGTTCCGACTACTGCATCACCCTCTGGTGTCCCGTGTGCTCTGTGTGCCAGATCAAAAGGGACATCAACAAGAGGAAAGAGCTGGGCATCTTCTGGTCAGCGCCCCCCTTCTCCCTGCACCATGGAGGCATTGTGCATGTCCATGGCCCGAGCGGGACAAGCGTGTGGCCGCAGCAGGTTGCTGGCAGCCCGTCCTCACCTCCCGTCCCTTCGCTTACAGATGCCATGGAGACCATGCCGCCTGCTCCCCACAGGAAAGTGGCTGCGGACTGCCCATGACTGTCACCCCTCAGCCCCTCACTAACAGCCCCAATAAAGAGCGATGTGTGCCTTGCCTGCTGTGTGCTTGTTGCCTCCCTGCATCGTCCCTCTGTACCGCATGGATGCGTTTCCACCCGGGTTCTactccttttcccttttatagcctattttaaatgtgtgtagGGTGTCTGCTGAGATGTCAGACGCGGGCTGGCTTCTGGGTCTCTTTGTGGGGCTGGCGCTGAATTTCCCCACGAGTGCAGGTACTtcacctgcctgcagcagcaacagaaaagcgAATGTGGTAGGGTCCCGGCAGCTTCTCCCTTTTGGGAGGCCGTGGGACTTGCCCTCTGAAACGATGCTTTTGACCCAAAGGCAGCTGAGGGGAGGCAGCGGAGAGGTGCCGTCCCCCTGCTCCCATCACTTTCAGAGGGGGGTTTGCCCTGTGGGTCTCTGCAGACACTTGTTGGCTTGTGGAGCCCGAATGCGGCCTCCCCTTCTCCAAAGGCCGCTGCTGGGCACGGTGGCGCAGGCACAAAGGCTGCGGGCATGGGGAGCGGCAAGGGCCGGCAGCGGAGACGTTGCGCAAGCGGGGTGCGTGCAGCCCGGCCTGCAGCTGGGCCGGGAGGAGCAGAGGTTGGCAGCGCCCGGCGCATATAAGGGACATGAGCGGGCAAAGGAAGCGTGGCTCTGGGAGAAGGGTGGCTCTGCAGGTGTGTGTGgctgggggggctttggggtgaaATGGTGGTAAAATCGGGGCTGAAGTAGTGGTAATGGAAACTGCGGTGATCCCACGTTGGACGTGGGCAGGGGGCGGTGGTCGTGGGGCTGCATGTTCAGTGTGCCCAGTGCCCACCGGCGTGCTAGCTGAGGGCATGTCCCTACCCTAGGGAGCAGCCCCAAGGGTGTGGAGGCCATGGACCTCAGGTGGGTTCGTTACAGGGTTCATTATGGAGCTCATTATGGGGGGCAGCTGGgtgtggggaagaggaggaggtgttgtgctgctgggggaggatAGGAGCACAGGggctcctgcagtgctggggagctgaggaagaggaggatgaggcATCTGGTGAGGAGGGTGAGTGAGCAaggaggggcaggagctggtggctAGGCTtggagcaggggagagggagatgggAAACGTGCTGTCTTCCAGCCGCCTGGGGAAGGAGGGTTAcatggggagaggcagagcGGGCAAGGCTCTGGTGGGGCAGTGCCCAGAGATGTggcccctgggctggggcagtgagggctgcagcctcctttcctcctggcCAACCTTCTCCTCTGGACACTGTCTGCCCGTGCAGCCCTGTCGATGGCCTCCCACCATGTGGTCACcacccagccctggggctcGATGGCAGCCCCGCAGAGGAGCAAGTGGCAGACAGGGCTGACGGACTGCTGCTCCGACTGCGGCGTCTGTGAGTAGGCCCTGGGCGGGCTGGTGGAGGGTCTGGGGGATGTGGGGCATGTGTCGAGCGTGGGGTGTCGCCACGTCTGTCACAGGTATCTGCGGAACCTTCTGCTTCCCCTGCCTGAGCTGCCAGGTGGCCGGGGACATGAACGAGTGCTGCCTCTGCGGGACCAGCGTGGCCATGAGGACCCTGTATCGCACCCGATACAACATCCCGGTCAGTGCGGGTGTGGGGAGGAGCACCGTGCGGGAGCACCGTGCGTCCCTGGGGGAGTGGAGACGCACAAGGCCACGTCTCCCCGGGTCGGGGTTGTTTGTACGACGGGTCCTTCTTGGCAGGGCTCCATCATGGATGACTTCTTCTCAGTCCTGTGCTGCCCCTTGTGCTCTCTCTGCCAGCTGAAGAGGGACATTAACCGGAGGAAACAACAGGGCACCTTCTGGTGAGTTGGCCTCTTTGCCCAGCTCCGCGCACATTCCCTGAGCCTCCCTTCCTGCCACGACCGACCTAGCGCATCCCCGCCCCatctctcagcctcctctgccctcccttccagatgctgcagccctggccgTGGAGTCGATGCTGCCCTTGCATTTCTGGTCTGTGCAATGGGGGTTTCAGTGTTCTGGAACATATCCCTCCTTCCCTTGGTAACATGGTCAATAAAGAACAGTGCTTGTCCTCACTTGCatgtgtttgcatttatttactttgtggTTTTAGCTTTATTATTTCTTGGTGTCCTGCTGTGATGCCGGAGGACAGcatgctgctttgtgctgtgtgTTCAGAGCAACACTGAGCACACCAGATGAAGATCTCTTGCAGACCTGCACCAGGACAGGACCAGCCCAAGAAACTCAGCAGGGCGAaaaactgaagtgaaacaaaGCCCAAGCCAATGCTGCTGCGGCCatctcagcttctcctccatGCACACCACAGTGTGGCCGCTGGCAGGGCCTGTGACAGCATCGATGGGGAAGCGATGGTGGCAGGGTGGGGGGACTGTGGTCCAGCTTGCCATCTTCTTCACAAACCTCCTGAGGAACCATGGTGCTGAGAGCccactgggagctgctgctgcatggggtGAGACGTCCTGGTGTCTGGCGTCAGACTGGGGGCTTGAGGAGTTTGGGGGAAAACCTCGTGTAATTGGGGGCTGCCTTGCTACACCATGGCTTTGAGCAGGTGCTGGATTTACTCAGTAACCTGCCATGGGTCAGAAAAGGTAACTCTGGGGCTGGGGTTTGCTCTGCAGAAGAGTGCTGGTGGCTCTGGTCTGTTTCAggtttgctgcttttcagagaaattggcatgttttttgttttctcccagaGGTCAAGCTGGCTGTGGTACCATCAGCTGCATAGCCTGGGGAGGCCACATCATTGCCTCAGTGAGCTGGCAGCAACCAGGGTCTGGGACTCCAAGGCCACCCACCCCTGTGTGCCAGTGACAGGTGAGGGCTGTGTCCGCGTCAGGGGGTTCCTGCAGACCCCTGTCCCATCTCACCAGCACCAAGGTCTCCTCGGGGCTCTTCTCCCCTCTGGGCCATGCTTGCAGAGGCCCAGCTTAGCTCTGCCTGTCTTTGCTGCAGGATGGGTGTCATGGCTATGTGCTGTGAGGGTTTCCCCACCCGTGGGTGGGAGAAGGTGGTGACTGTGAGTGTGTAGGTTTCTGTAATATGCAAGGACACAAAGGCTTGGTTTCTGTAGTTTTATTACGAATTGCCACTCCTAAAGCAAGCACATACTTACTTTTATGCGTacttatatatacacaccaCTCAAGGTGTTACCAGTATGGCATGGATCAGACCACTCCCAGGACTGGGAcaactgaagacagaaaagcttCTTGTCACTGGATGATCTTTGTGACAGCATCCACCACCAGCAGGCGTCCCCCTAGAGGATCCTGCCTGTCCTGGAGATCTGCAGAGAAGCTCCTCTTGTGTAAATATTGAGTTATTTTTATACCATGTTGGTGCTAATACCTAAGGAGATGTAGGATAGTGTAGATCAGCTAATCCTGACTGACGACAAACTAGCCTGCAAGGAAAATAGGTGTGTGTTTGTCGGTTATCGGGGATTCTCTATTCTGTGCTCATCAAGGATGTCTCACTCCCTGCTGAGCTTGCCAGGCATGCCTTGGGCTCCCGGTGCAGTAGCTACGTTTCTTCGTGTTTTAGTCTGCTCTTGGGGGGGGGAATGAGACTGGTGGCTGCGGAGGGCATGGGCACCTAGTGGAAGGGGCTGGGCGTCTGCCGGGCAGTGCTGTGCCCCCCGCATCTCTGAGCGACTGCTTTTGTTCCTTCACAGGTACGAAGGAGATGTCACTGCCTCAGGACCCCGCCTTGTGGCCATGCTTGTGCTGTTCAGTCTCAGCCCGTGGATTTCGGTGCCGTTACAGCCCCGGCCAACAGGCGCTCCagcggggctgcagctccagctaGTGGACACGCCGCGCCAGAGGCGCCCTGCCTTGTACCACCTGTGGTCGTTGGCAGCTCCAACCTACTTCAGCTGTGTCTTTCTACAGCCCAGGTTGGGTGCACAATCGCACCCCACTGAAGCTCCACAGTCTACCTCATGGACGATCTAGCCTCTTACAGTTCCACAGCTGGACACTCTACCTTCTTTCAGTATAAGATGACTTGTGCTACTCTTTGTTCCGGTTTTGACCACCCGACTGTTGGGATATGTGATGCTCCTAATGCTTATGTACCTGTCTCATCGATCATCTGTCTCGAAGAAGTCATACCTGAAGGGTGCGGCTTAGTTCCATCTACACCTAATGGATGATCCTTCCTCTTACAAGGTAAGTGAAGGTCTACTTCAATAAAAGCTTGTTCTTATTCTAAACTAAGTCAAGCTCCAGCTCATTTGTTGCAATCTGGTGTGTGGCCAAGGTTGTAAATCAATCACTGCCCTAACTTGCATATTAATATGAATTGTCAGGATTGTCTAAATCTGGTACAAATATTGGACAATTAAGGCAGTAACTATTCCAGACAATGAGTGCACGTGGGAAGGTGGAAGTGCCTTTTTGCTCAGCTCGAACACTTTATTCAGCCCGGTGCGTGCCACTTTCCCTGGGGTCAGGGCCCAATGTGACTAGACCCCCACCTCCGGTGAGGGGTCTGCATGCCTGCCCCGacaccctcccccctccctcacCTGCCTGGTCCCCAAAACTGGGTGTGGAGCCACTTTCTGAGGTCCACCAGCGCAGGACCAAGCCTCTGCTTTCAGGGGCTGAAAATGCAGCACTGGGTCTTTGGCCAGGCTTCACAAACACTGCATGCGGCCTTGCTTTTAGAGCCCTCAAAAAACATCTCCCAGAGCTCGTTTTCGGGACCCTGAAGCACAGTGCCAGtccttgctttcctgctttgaaaatgtagtGCTTAGTCTCCATTTTCAAGCAGGAACAAAGATAGGACTGACTTAGGTGTTTGAGTCCCCAAACCATGGCACTAGGTCCTGCTTTTTTGCTGTGAAAACGTGGGACTTAGTCTCCAGTTTTGGTCCCCAAAATGTAACACTTAGGCTCCATTTCAGAGCCCCAGAAATGTTAGCACTTTGTCTCCATTTTCAAGCAGGAAACAAGATAGGACTTGGTTACTTTTCTGAGTGCCGAACCATGGCACTTAAGCCTCCATTTTCCATCAGAGAATGGAGGGCTTAGGCTGTTGGGAAGTTTCAGCAATTCCCCCACCCTCTGGCTTGCAGCTCGCTCTCCAGCCCCAAAAGGCAGCGCTGGCTCTCCATTTCCAAGCTCTGAAAACGAACGACTCAGCCTTGTTTCCAGAGCCCCAAAACCACGCGACTGAGCCTGCGCTTTCAGGCCCTGAACACGCACGACTCGGCCTCTGCTCGAGCTCCAGAAACACACCTTCGGAGGGGGTGCAATTGAGCCCCCAAAGCCGCCCAAGGAGCTGGTTGCCAAGACCCACAAGCACAGCACCCCCGCCACCCCAGGCTCCGCCACCggtgcctcccccccccccccccggtgccccccacTCGGAGCAGGTTCGTacaaaaagatttattaaaaaaccGGCCCGACACCACTACAGCAGGACACTGCCACACGGGGCTTCAACACAGGACTCGCGCTACGGTACAGAGGGAGGGGCGTAAAACAAAGCGATCGGTAAGCATCGTGGTTAAGAAATAAGACGGTGTGAAAGCCATTTTGCCTTAACGAGCACTCAATTAAACTTCAGGGGGACCCCACGGCTTACTTCCCATCATGGACTTGATACAAAAATTAGTCTGAACTGCTATTAGCAGGCAGCATGTGCCGCCCCAAATGACTCTTCCCATGAGAAAATACTGCTGCTGCAcctaggagaaagaaaagagaggaacaAGTCATTCTGTGCCAACTGACAGCGGGcagaacagctttttctttcttttttattaacagaaaactgctttttagaTACCCCTATGTCCCACTCTACGTAAATATGGTATATCGACATTAATCGTGtaaatatatgcttttaaaattaaagctgaaCAGGAGAGTCCATGAGCTGGAAATCCACATGTGCGCCAATGTTTAAGGCAAGCTTTTCATCGTAAGCTGTGAATTTACTGACAAAATGCTTCTAGTCTCAGATGTTGCGAGGCATCTCAGATACCTGTAACCACCACCAAAAGCTACTCTGGTGGACGGACCTTTCCGGCCCAAAAGGTTGCGTTTAGGAATTGTGCCGACCCACTATAGAGTATTATTAGCTTATCCGTTAAGAAAATACAACTAGAAGAAAAGGTTACATCAACTACTATAGTAGGATTGTGCTCAGAAGCTAAGGAGAAGTCGACACAACAGGAATTCAGCTCAAGAACTTCTTGCAATTACTGCTACCATGTCTATAAATGGGAAAAGCAAGCATTAAAAtagattaataaaatataaaattaagacTGGAAAATCCAGAGACAAGCTGTATCCTTAGAAGAACAAAGTTAAAATTATTCAGTAAGCTGACGTATTTAACCATTACTGGGCCtgtaaaaaatgcattaaaattacattacatatagttttaaaagcaaagaaataagtGAAGGCAAAGCTTGAAgtatccattttattttataatgctGATACAGGATGTTGGAAGAGACCATACCAAACGGCAGCATTCGAGAGCGTGAGCATCTCGTACCCTGTCCGCATTGAGCGGGCCTGTGAGAATCGTGAAGTCAGCGCGACACAGGGCCTGCAATGAAGTTCCCGCTGGCGGGTACAAACAAGGTATAATGTCAGAGTTAGTAGGCAATATTGTTTCGCTGCAATTCCTTAATTTGTACCCATTAGCAGTACTTTACCTGTTAACTTTACTGACTTGTTAATTATAGGGCAAAAGGCAAAAGCTTAAGAGCACCTGTGTTACATATCTTCAAAGTCATTACGTTACATTACGGTAAGCACGTCTG from Cygnus olor isolate bCygOlo1 chromosome 4, bCygOlo1.pri.v2, whole genome shotgun sequence encodes:
- the LOC121069965 gene encoding placenta-specific gene 8 protein-like isoform X2, whose translation is MAAPTVVTLQPQYVVAGPSVSRAMWQTGLMDCCTDCGVCCCGMFCFPCLGCQVAGDMNECCLCGTSVAMRTLYRTRYNIPGSICSDYCITLWCPVCSVCQIKRDINKRKELGIF
- the LOC121069965 gene encoding placenta-specific gene 8 protein-like isoform X1, with amino-acid sequence MAAPTVVTLQPQYVVAGPSVSRAMWQTGLMDCCTDCGVCCCGMFCFPCLGCQVAGDMNECCLCGTSVAMRTLYRTRYNIPGSICSDYCITLWCPVCSVCQIKRDINKRKELGIFWSAPPFSLHHGGIVHVHGPSGTSVWPQQVAGSPSSPPVPSLTDAMETMPPAPHRKVAADCP
- the LOC121069962 gene encoding placenta-specific gene 8 protein-like, which codes for MASHHVVTTQPWGSMAAPQRSKWQTGLTDCCSDCGVCICGTFCFPCLSCQVAGDMNECCLCGTSVAMRTLYRTRYNIPGSIMDDFFSVLCCPLCSLCQLKRDINRRKQQGTF